A single window of Chloracidobacterium sp. DNA harbors:
- a CDS encoding PhzF family phenazine biosynthesis protein — MKLQIFQVDAFTSEPFGGNPAAVVPLDAWLPPETMQAIALENNLSETAFFVPGGDGQYEIRWFTPTFEIDLCGHATLASAFTIFEVLKLESNIVNFHSHKSGKLSVEKNGDVLTLDFPSRPVSPAEAPDGLIEAIGKMPKEVFKARDYFLVYENEQEILDIKPNFSALLELSERLKIEAHGFIVTAPGDSSDFVSRFFAPEVGVFEDPVTGSSHCNLIPFWAERLGKTVMFARQVSARGGELFCELAGDRVKIGGSAALYLKGEIFVND, encoded by the coding sequence ATGAAATTACAGATATTTCAGGTTGACGCATTTACAAGCGAACCCTTCGGCGGCAATCCGGCGGCCGTCGTGCCGCTCGACGCGTGGCTACCGCCTGAGACGATGCAGGCGATCGCGTTGGAAAACAATCTGTCGGAAACCGCGTTTTTTGTTCCCGGGGGCGATGGGCAATACGAGATCCGCTGGTTCACGCCGACGTTTGAGATCGATCTTTGCGGCCACGCGACGCTGGCCTCGGCATTTACGATCTTCGAGGTCTTGAAGCTTGAGAGCAACATCGTCAATTTTCACTCGCATAAGAGCGGAAAGTTGTCTGTCGAGAAAAATGGCGATGTATTGACTCTCGATTTCCCTTCCCGGCCTGTTTCGCCGGCGGAGGCGCCGGATGGCTTGATCGAGGCGATCGGCAAAATGCCGAAAGAGGTTTTCAAAGCCCGGGATTATTTTTTGGTTTACGAAAATGAGCAAGAGATCTTGGATATTAAGCCAAATTTTTCCGCGCTTCTGGAATTGTCAGAGCGTCTTAAGATCGAGGCTCACGGCTTTATCGTCACCGCTCCGGGAGATTCCTCAGATTTTGTATCGAGATTTTTTGCCCCTGAGGTCGGTGTTTTCGAAGATCCGGTAACCGGTTCGTCGCACTGCAATTTGATACCTTTTTGGGCGGAAAGGCTTGGGAAGACAGTGATGTTTGCCCGACAAGTGTCGGCCCGCGGCGGTGAACTATTTTGCGAACTTGCGGGTGACCGCGTAAAGATCGGCGGGTCTGCGGCTTTATATTTGAAGGGCGAAATTTTCGTAAATGATTAG
- a CDS encoding alpha/beta hydrolase — protein MRIIPAILFYFILLSTSAAAQSGEVKNEYAEGREIIAGLGKITNPTGIQENYKVKTGGIEQWIYVRGQDRKNPVILFVHGGPASPMSPAMWMFQRPIEEYFTVVNWDQRASGKTFLEAEPDSISGSININKYVDDAIELAEFINKRYKTEKVILVGHSWGTIIGLKAALKRPDLFHAYVGIGQVINTRDNERLSFEYAVSQAEKLKNAAALKELKSIAPYPGDQPITRERIIIARKWAQYYGGLSAFRDESKYYFNAPLLSPEYVEKDVSAIDNGNLFTLSRILPEFLAVDFKSVKEFPIPIFMFMGRHDYTTPSEPTEAWLKNVKATTKKAIWFENSAHLIPFEEPGKMLVSLLDYVRPTAVTDSRSANIYKGYQNCDRYF, from the coding sequence ATGCGTATCATTCCGGCAATTTTGTTTTATTTCATTCTGCTATCAACCTCGGCGGCGGCGCAGAGTGGTGAGGTTAAGAATGAATATGCAGAGGGAAGAGAAATTATTGCCGGCCTGGGGAAAATCACGAATCCGACCGGTATTCAGGAAAACTATAAAGTAAAAACGGGCGGCATCGAACAGTGGATTTACGTTCGCGGACAAGATCGCAAGAATCCCGTGATTTTATTTGTTCACGGCGGTCCGGCTTCGCCTATGTCGCCCGCGATGTGGATGTTTCAGCGACCGATCGAAGAATATTTTACGGTCGTAAATTGGGACCAAAGAGCATCGGGCAAGACGTTTCTCGAAGCCGAGCCGGATTCGATCAGTGGTTCGATAAACATTAATAAATACGTTGATGACGCGATCGAGTTGGCAGAATTTATCAACAAGCGCTACAAAACCGAAAAAGTCATCCTTGTCGGTCATAGTTGGGGAACGATCATCGGTTTGAAGGCCGCACTGAAACGTCCCGATCTTTTTCACGCATACGTCGGGATCGGACAGGTTATAAATACGCGAGACAATGAGCGTTTAAGTTTTGAGTATGCAGTTTCGCAAGCCGAAAAGCTCAAGAATGCAGCTGCGCTGAAAGAACTAAAATCGATCGCGCCTTATCCGGGCGATCAACCAATTACGCGCGAGCGCATTATCATCGCGAGAAAATGGGCGCAGTATTACGGCGGGTTGAGTGCCTTTAGAGATGAGTCGAAATACTATTTCAACGCGCCGCTGTTGTCGCCGGAATACGTGGAGAAAGACGTCTCGGCAATAGATAATGGAAACTTGTTCACGTTAAGCAGAATTTTGCCCGAATTTTTAGCAGTTGATTTCAAAAGCGTTAAAGAATTTCCGATCCCGATCTTTATGTTTATGGGGCGGCACGATTACACGACTCCGTCCGAGCCAACGGAAGCGTGGCTGAAGAATGTAAAAGCGACGACGAAAAAAGCAATCTGGTTTGAAAATTCCGCACACTTGATCCCGTTTGAAGAGCCGGGAAAAATGCTTGTCAGTTTATTAGATTACGTTAGGCCGACCGCCGTTACAGATTCGAGGTCAGCAAATATTTATAAAGGTTACCAAAATTGCGATCGTTACTTTTGA
- the sufC gene encoding Fe-S cluster assembly ATPase SufC, whose product MLLEVKNLHAGINGKEILKGLNLEVKKGEVHAIMGPNGSGKSTLSKVLAGHPSFEVLSGSVLFDGKDLLELDPDVRAREGVFMAFQYPVEVPGVSNSQFLRLAYNQKALHHGLEELDPLEFNDYLKEKAKIVEMDPQFFKRSVNEGFSGGEKKRNEILQMAVLEPKLAILDETDSGLDIDALRIVAEGVNKLRSPENAIILVTHYQRLLNYIQPDFVHVLADGKIVKEGGKELAVELEEKGYDWVKGVGK is encoded by the coding sequence ATGTTATTAGAAGTTAAAAATCTACACGCCGGAATCAACGGCAAAGAAATATTGAAGGGCCTGAATCTCGAGGTCAAAAAGGGCGAGGTCCACGCCATTATGGGGCCGAACGGGTCGGGTAAATCGACGTTGTCAAAAGTTCTCGCAGGGCATCCGTCATTCGAGGTGCTCTCAGGGAGCGTATTGTTTGACGGCAAAGACCTGCTCGAACTCGATCCTGACGTTCGTGCACGCGAGGGCGTTTTTATGGCATTTCAGTATCCGGTCGAGGTGCCCGGCGTATCAAATTCGCAATTTCTGCGGCTCGCCTATAACCAGAAAGCTCTCCATCACGGCCTGGAAGAACTCGATCCGCTTGAGTTTAACGACTATCTGAAGGAAAAGGCCAAGATCGTCGAGATGGATCCGCAGTTTTTCAAGCGTTCGGTCAACGAGGGGTTTTCGGGCGGCGAGAAAAAGCGTAATGAGATACTCCAGATGGCCGTGCTCGAGCCTAAACTCGCGATCCTCGATGAGACCGATTCAGGCCTCGACATCGACGCTCTTCGCATCGTCGCTGAGGGAGTCAACAAACTCCGTTCGCCCGAGAATGCGATCATTCTCGTGACGCACTATCAACGGCTTTTGAACTACATCCAGCCTGATTTTGTACACGTCCTCGCGGACGGCAAGATCGTCAAAGAAGGCGGCAAGGAACTCGCCGTCGAGCTCGAAGAAAAGGGCTACGATTGGGTGAAAGGTGTGGGCAAATAG
- a CDS encoding isoprenylcysteine carboxylmethyltransferase family protein: MSEALRIILPLYLVAFFMIAFVGRSYLVWKRTGINPYVVRKAGRPIDFIEGLYRLPLILILITTLVYSLAPQFYEYTAPIIWLDGPGVKIAGLTLMAIALAWTAMAQMQMGKSWRIGIDADNKTDLVEIGLFGVSRNPIFLGMRLALFGFLLSLPNALTLASVAMADTLMQIQVRLEEEFLTKTHKDQYIEFCGRVRRWI, translated from the coding sequence GTGAGCGAAGCCCTGAGGATCATCTTGCCGCTCTATCTGGTGGCATTCTTTATGATCGCTTTTGTTGGGCGCTCGTATCTCGTGTGGAAACGCACGGGTATAAATCCTTACGTCGTTCGCAAAGCCGGACGGCCGATCGACTTTATCGAGGGGCTATATCGACTTCCGCTTATATTGATCCTGATCACGACGCTTGTGTACTCGCTGGCACCGCAGTTTTACGAATATACAGCACCCATTATTTGGCTTGATGGCCCGGGCGTCAAGATCGCGGGCCTCACGCTGATGGCAATCGCTTTGGCCTGGACCGCTATGGCCCAGATGCAAATGGGCAAGTCCTGGCGTATCGGTATCGACGCTGATAATAAGACCGATTTGGTCGAAATAGGTTTATTCGGCGTTTCGCGAAATCCGATCTTTCTCGGTATGCGTCTCGCTTTGTTCGGATTTTTACTATCGCTGCCGAATGCGTTGACACTAGCGTCCGTTGCTATGGCAGACACATTGATGCAGATCCAGGTGCGGCTCGAAGAAGAATTTTTGACGAAAACTCATAAAGATCAATATATCGAGTTTTGCGGCCGTGTACGCCGCTGGATATAA
- a CDS encoding glycosyltransferase family 39 protein, with amino-acid sequence MTQDRSNKQTLAAAAFAVFAVVCLIAFLAGRTADIWQLQILAGNLGGGPLIGAEGIWQSAAGSIFAVLIGVAWFGLGSFVSFLIPATRSANHSHVLELASKIAIGSAFWSLIWFFLGLAGAYSGTTAVATLVIGLVLAGLNVSRIREAKSESRVPERAGAFDKALLLLIAVPVVLALISAAAPPTAKDSLLYHLSVPKAFIAQGSNTFVEGNIASYLALGTEMHIVWARLLGGIFSERTAEVAGTIVVWLFFPLLLASIFGWARETGISRRWSLIAVLMAASVPTAYHVASSGYIDIALALYITLAIYSLCRWWGQPSNATASAIAIFLGAGLGVKMTTVFVIAAFALVVLLRARNAADTGKIIATGFGSLILAGAIASPTYIRTWAVTGSPVFPFYMSIWPGTAAGWDVERSNLFQGMNAQYGGAESNKANYLTAPVRVSVMAQPEEPANYDGVLGVAFLIGLPLLIWALWKLEIPTEAKIAAGVAGVMYLFWLFSSAQLRYLLPIVPALAIAIAASVEAFGDKLRGIAQYAFAASALAATLTAVAWFCQKAPLRVVLGGETRDEYLTRNLDYYPFYQAVDTDTPKDSSVWLINMRRDTYNIERSVYSDYLFEDWTLRTLVWDSANIGEARAKAKALGVQYILTRYDFLFNYDRSTLVDDKKPRSENESKLKMAKDLLLDPAATIKSDNKFSLVRLGA; translated from the coding sequence ATGACACAGGATAGATCAAACAAGCAGACTCTTGCAGCGGCCGCTTTTGCGGTCTTTGCGGTCGTTTGTCTGATCGCTTTTCTGGCTGGCCGAACGGCTGATATTTGGCAACTGCAAATACTTGCCGGCAATCTCGGGGGAGGCCCGTTGATCGGGGCCGAAGGCATTTGGCAAAGTGCGGCCGGATCTATTTTCGCCGTTTTGATCGGCGTTGCGTGGTTTGGGTTGGGAAGTTTCGTATCCTTCCTCATTCCCGCGACTCGATCAGCAAACCACTCGCATGTGCTGGAACTCGCGTCGAAGATCGCTATCGGTTCGGCCTTTTGGTCATTGATATGGTTTTTTCTGGGGCTCGCGGGTGCCTACTCGGGAACGACTGCTGTGGCGACACTCGTCATTGGCCTTGTCCTCGCCGGCCTCAATGTGAGTCGGATCCGCGAAGCAAAAAGTGAAAGCCGCGTGCCCGAACGTGCGGGAGCGTTCGACAAAGCGTTGCTGCTGCTGATCGCCGTTCCCGTGGTGCTCGCGCTAATTTCCGCCGCCGCGCCGCCGACTGCCAAAGACTCGCTGCTCTATCATTTATCGGTGCCAAAGGCTTTCATCGCTCAGGGCAGCAATACATTTGTCGAGGGCAATATCGCGAGCTATCTTGCACTCGGGACCGAGATGCACATCGTCTGGGCGAGACTCCTTGGCGGCATTTTCAGCGAACGAACGGCCGAGGTCGCTGGGACGATAGTCGTGTGGTTATTCTTTCCATTGCTGCTCGCCAGCATTTTTGGTTGGGCTCGCGAGACCGGAATTTCGCGACGATGGTCGCTGATCGCCGTGCTAATGGCCGCGTCAGTTCCGACGGCGTACCACGTTGCATCGAGCGGATATATCGACATCGCTCTCGCTCTATATATAACGCTTGCGATCTATAGTTTATGCCGTTGGTGGGGCCAGCCGTCGAACGCGACGGCTAGCGCAATTGCCATCTTTCTCGGTGCCGGACTGGGCGTCAAAATGACAACGGTGTTTGTGATCGCGGCATTTGCGTTGGTCGTCTTACTCCGTGCGAGAAATGCGGCGGACACAGGCAAGATCATCGCTACCGGATTTGGATCGCTCATTCTCGCCGGTGCGATCGCCTCGCCCACCTATATTCGGACTTGGGCCGTGACGGGTTCGCCCGTGTTTCCATTCTATATGAGCATCTGGCCGGGCACGGCCGCAGGCTGGGATGTTGAGCGTTCGAACCTATTCCAAGGAATGAACGCACAATACGGTGGTGCCGAGTCCAACAAGGCAAATTATCTGACTGCGCCCGTTCGCGTGTCGGTGATGGCTCAACCGGAGGAACCCGCAAATTACGACGGCGTTCTCGGCGTCGCATTTTTGATCGGGCTGCCGCTGCTCATCTGGGCATTGTGGAAACTCGAAATCCCGACTGAGGCGAAGATCGCGGCCGGAGTTGCGGGCGTGATGTATCTATTTTGGCTGTTTTCGAGTGCGCAATTGCGATACTTGCTGCCGATAGTCCCGGCGCTTGCAATTGCGATCGCCGCGTCAGTTGAGGCATTTGGCGATAAACTGCGCGGCATCGCCCAGTACGCATTTGCCGCGTCAGCGTTGGCCGCAACACTGACTGCCGTGGCTTGGTTCTGCCAAAAGGCACCGCTTCGGGTCGTGCTGGGCGGCGAGACTCGCGACGAGTATCTGACACGAAACCTCGATTATTATCCGTTCTATCAGGCCGTTGATACTGATACGCCTAAAGACTCAAGCGTCTGGCTGATCAATATGCGGCGTGATACTTACAACATCGAACGATCGGTCTATTCGGATTATCTTTTTGAAGATTGGACCCTGCGAACACTCGTTTGGGATTCCGCGAATATCGGCGAAGCTCGTGCAAAGGCCAAAGCACTGGGCGTGCAATATATTCTTACGAGATACGATTTCCTCTTTAATTACGACCGCTCAACGTTGGTCGATGACAAAAAGCCTCGTAGCGAGAATGAGTCGAAGCTCAAGATGGCCAAGGATCTGCTTTTGGATCCGGCGGCGACGATCAAAAGTGACAATAAATTTAGTTTAGTTAGGTTAGGTGCGTAA
- the sufD gene encoding Fe-S cluster assembly protein SufD, with product MSSTTAVMETQFTKQFTEFRSTVGDDAMTKLRDAAFAYFESVGFPTVHEEDWKYTNVASQVAGQWTIQTSGNASVDERASDFDYKRNGFTALNLAFGEFQIIRIPKETSVAEPIELNFAAEDGTAIFPHIIVVAEAGSKATIVETYASTAKGFTSSAMQIVVEENANLTHYRVQKDAAEAFNYNVTEVEVRGGGHYDSTSINLGAALSRHDIELKFTAEGGEAWVDGLYMLGGSQHHDTHSIIDHTVPNCLSHQTYKGVLNEHSRGVFNGKVFVRANAHGTDAQQSNKNLLLSNDARIDTKPQLEIYNDDVKCAHGATVGQIEEEELFYLLTRGLPPTLAKNLLTYGFAEEVINKIEIDAIKAELDAMVLNRLGTEI from the coding sequence ATGAGTAGTACGACAGCAGTAATGGAGACACAGTTTACAAAGCAGTTCACCGAGTTTCGCTCGACCGTTGGCGATGACGCGATGACAAAGTTACGTGATGCGGCATTCGCATACTTCGAATCGGTGGGATTTCCGACCGTTCACGAAGAAGATTGGAAATACACTAATGTTGCGTCACAGGTCGCGGGTCAGTGGACGATCCAAACGAGCGGAAACGCGAGTGTGGACGAACGGGCATCTGATTTCGACTACAAGCGCAATGGATTCACGGCTCTGAATCTAGCGTTTGGTGAATTTCAGATTATCCGAATTCCAAAAGAAACGAGCGTTGCGGAGCCGATCGAATTGAATTTTGCGGCGGAGGACGGCACCGCGATATTCCCGCACATCATCGTTGTCGCCGAGGCCGGGAGCAAGGCCACGATCGTCGAAACATATGCATCGACTGCTAAAGGATTTACGAGCAGTGCAATGCAGATCGTGGTCGAGGAAAATGCGAATTTGACGCATTATCGCGTGCAGAAAGACGCGGCCGAAGCTTTTAACTACAACGTGACGGAAGTTGAGGTTCGCGGCGGCGGCCATTACGATTCGACGAGTATCAATCTCGGTGCCGCACTTTCGCGACACGACATCGAATTGAAGTTTACTGCCGAGGGCGGCGAGGCTTGGGTTGACGGCCTCTATATGTTGGGCGGCAGTCAGCATCACGACACACACTCGATCATCGATCACACCGTGCCGAATTGCCTTTCGCATCAGACCTACAAGGGCGTGCTGAACGAGCATTCGAGGGGTGTTTTTAACGGAAAGGTATTTGTCCGAGCAAATGCACACGGCACCGACGCTCAGCAGTCGAATAAGAACCTTTTGCTATCGAATGACGCTCGCATCGACACCAAACCGCAGCTCGAAATTTACAACGACGACGTAAAATGCGCACACGGTGCGACCGTCGGACAGATCGAGGAAGAAGAGTTGTTCTATCTGCTGACCCGCGGTCTGCCGCCGACGCTTGCCAAAAATTTGTTAACCTACGGCTTTGCCGAGGAAGTGATAAACAAGATCGAGATCGACGCGATAAAGGCCGAACTGGACGCGATGGTACTGAATAGGCTGGGAACGGAAATATAA
- a CDS encoding cysteine desulfurase encodes MNFDVEKIRKDFPILATEVNGKPLVYLDNAASSQVPQSVIDRTSKYLAEEHSNIHRGVHYLSQHATTAYEAAREKVKRFINAPDVNCCIFVRGTTEGINLVAYSFGKGFINEGDEILVSQMEHHSNIIPWQVAAEERGAKIVVIPMNERGELIVEEYERLLNQRTKIVAIGHVSNSLGTVNPVKEMIATAHKLGIPVCVDAAQSVPHFPVDVQDLDADFFVFSGHKMFAPTGSGVVYGKREWLDKMPPYQTGGSQIRTVSFEKTTYAPLPAKFEAGTPAIAAGIGLGAAIDYINSIDFEAAAAYEHELLEYATQLLSDIPEVKIIGTAAEKASVVSFTIEGIHPHDIGTILDQQGVAIRAGHHCAQPVMEFFDVPATARASFAFYNTRQEVEKLADAIQKVIEVFA; translated from the coding sequence ATGAATTTTGACGTAGAAAAGATTAGAAAGGATTTTCCGATACTCGCGACTGAGGTTAACGGCAAACCGCTAGTGTATCTCGATAACGCGGCATCGTCGCAGGTGCCGCAGTCGGTGATCGACCGCACTTCAAAGTACCTCGCCGAGGAACACTCGAATATTCATCGCGGCGTGCATTATCTGTCACAACACGCGACCACCGCGTATGAGGCGGCCCGCGAAAAGGTAAAGCGGTTCATCAATGCTCCGGATGTGAATTGCTGTATCTTCGTTCGCGGGACGACAGAGGGTATCAATCTCGTGGCATACAGTTTCGGCAAGGGATTCATCAATGAGGGCGACGAGATACTCGTCTCGCAGATGGAGCACCACTCAAATATCATCCCTTGGCAGGTCGCCGCCGAGGAACGCGGTGCGAAGATCGTCGTGATCCCGATGAACGAACGCGGCGAACTGATAGTCGAGGAATACGAACGCCTGCTCAACCAGCGGACAAAGATCGTTGCCATCGGACACGTTTCAAACAGCCTCGGTACGGTCAATCCGGTCAAGGAAATGATCGCAACGGCTCATAAATTGGGAATTCCTGTTTGTGTCGATGCCGCCCAGAGCGTACCGCACTTTCCGGTCGATGTGCAGGATCTCGACGCCGACTTTTTTGTATTTTCGGGTCACAAAATGTTTGCACCGACCGGCAGCGGCGTGGTTTATGGCAAACGCGAGTGGCTCGACAAGATGCCGCCATATCAGACCGGCGGCAGCCAGATCCGTACCGTGAGTTTCGAAAAGACGACCTACGCGCCGCTGCCGGCAAAGTTTGAAGCCGGAACGCCGGCCATCGCAGCGGGGATCGGGCTTGGAGCGGCGATCGACTATATAAATTCGATCGATTTCGAGGCTGCCGCCGCGTACGAACACGAATTGCTGGAATACGCGACACAGCTTCTCTCTGATATTCCTGAAGTCAAAATAATTGGCACGGCCGCGGAGAAAGCAAGCGTTGTCTCGTTTACGATCGAGGGCATACACCCGCACGACATCGGCACGATCCTCGATCAGCAAGGGGTCGCGATCCGTGCCGGCCACCACTGTGCTCAGCCGGTAATGGAGTTTTTTGACGTTCCGGCCACGGCTCGTGCAAGCTTTGCTTTTTACAATACGCGTCAAGAGGTTGAGAAGCTCGCCGATGCGATCCAAAAGGTCATAGAAGTTTTTGCCTGA
- a CDS encoding formate--tetrahydrofolate ligase has protein sequence MQSDLYIAQHAKLRPISEIAEQLGLGPDDFDIYGSPYIAKLRLDILDRIKDRPNGKYIDISAITPTPLGEGKSTTLIGLGQAMKHLGKKSVVSLRQPSQGPTFGIKGGAAGGGYAQVVPMETFNLNLTGDIHAVTAANNLLAAMIDNKLLRGNPLNINPHSITWKRVVDTNDRALRKIIVGLGGRMEGGIPRETGFDIAVASEVMAILALTTSLQDMRKRFGRIVVGMTHDKKPVTAEEIGAAGAMTVLMRDAIRPTIMQTLENTPALVHAGPFANVAHGNSSILADLIGIKTADYLMTESGFGADIGAEKFFNIKCRYSGLVPDACVIVATIRALKSHSGKYKIVAGKPLPPEMLENNVADVEAGAANLRKQIENVRHHGVTPVVAINAFETDHPEEIAAVRRIAIESGALGAAVSNHWSDGGKGAIELAEMVIAAADQPSNFKFLYDLDQPIKTKIEIIAQKIYGAADVYFEPFADQQIASYEANGFGNLPICMAKTHLSLSHDPKLKGAPTGFTLPIREVRASVGAGFIYPVCGDMRTMPALPEHPAAERIDIDADGNIVGLS, from the coding sequence ATGCAATCTGACCTCTATATCGCTCAACACGCTAAACTTCGCCCAATTTCTGAAATAGCCGAACAACTCGGCCTCGGCCCTGATGATTTTGACATCTACGGGAGCCCATACATAGCCAAACTCAGGCTCGACATCCTGGACCGGATAAAGGATCGGCCCAACGGCAAGTATATTGACATCTCAGCCATTACGCCGACACCGCTCGGCGAGGGCAAATCGACCACACTGATCGGACTCGGCCAGGCGATGAAACACCTCGGCAAAAAGTCTGTCGTAAGCCTGCGGCAACCGTCGCAAGGGCCGACTTTCGGTATCAAGGGCGGTGCTGCCGGCGGCGGCTATGCTCAGGTCGTGCCGATGGAGACGTTTAACCTCAATCTAACGGGCGATATCCACGCCGTCACCGCTGCAAATAATCTACTCGCGGCGATGATCGACAACAAACTGCTCCGCGGCAATCCACTCAATATCAATCCGCACAGCATCACCTGGAAACGCGTGGTGGACACCAATGACCGGGCACTGCGTAAGATCATCGTCGGACTCGGAGGCCGTATGGAAGGCGGCATTCCGCGTGAGACGGGATTTGATATCGCCGTCGCATCCGAAGTGATGGCAATACTCGCTCTGACCACGTCATTGCAGGATATGCGCAAGCGATTTGGCCGCATCGTCGTCGGTATGACGCACGATAAAAAGCCCGTGACGGCCGAGGAGATCGGTGCCGCGGGAGCGATGACCGTGCTTATGCGAGACGCAATTCGTCCGACTATAATGCAGACGCTCGAAAACACGCCCGCGCTCGTACACGCCGGGCCGTTTGCCAACGTCGCTCACGGCAACAGCAGTATCCTGGCCGATCTGATAGGTATTAAGACGGCAGATTATCTGATGACCGAATCCGGATTTGGTGCGGACATCGGCGCTGAAAAATTCTTTAATATTAAATGCCGTTACAGCGGATTGGTGCCTGACGCGTGTGTGATCGTCGCGACCATCCGCGCACTGAAATCGCATAGCGGTAAATACAAGATCGTCGCCGGCAAACCGCTCCCGCCGGAGATGCTCGAAAACAATGTCGCCGATGTCGAGGCCGGTGCAGCCAATCTACGTAAACAGATCGAGAATGTCAGGCACCACGGTGTCACGCCGGTGGTTGCGATCAACGCGTTTGAGACGGACCACCCTGAGGAGATAGCGGCAGTGAGGCGGATCGCGATCGAATCGGGAGCCCTCGGGGCAGCGGTTTCGAACCATTGGTCCGATGGCGGTAAGGGTGCGATCGAGCTTGCGGAAATGGTCATCGCTGCGGCGGATCAGCCGAGCAACTTTAAGTTTTTATACGATCTCGATCAGCCGATCAAGACCAAGATCGAAATTATCGCCCAAAAGATCTATGGCGCAGCAGACGTGTATTTCGAACCGTTCGCAGACCAGCAGATCGCCTCATACGAGGCGAACGGATTCGGTAATTTGCCGATCTGTATGGCAAAAACTCACCTTAGTCTGAGTCACGACCCCAAGCTAAAGGGTGCGCCGACCGGTTTTACGCTGCCGATCCGCGAAGTGCGGGCCAGCGTCGGCGCGGGATTTATTTATCCGGTTTGCGGCGATATGCGGACAATGCCCGCTCTGCCCGAACATCCGGCAGCAGAAAGGATCGATATTGATGCCGATGGCAACATTGTTGGCCTTTCCTAA
- a CDS encoding SUF system NifU family Fe-S cluster assembly protein, which produces MSELSDLYQEVILEHNKNPRNFREIEDADQTADGKNPLCGDALRVYVSMDGDKIADVSFKGSGCAISKASASMMTQAVKGKTRDEAETIFNEFHEMVTGGLDIETDENTLGKLKIFAGVLEFPARVKCASLSWHTLHAALAGDDAVTTE; this is translated from the coding sequence ATGTCCGAATTGAGTGATCTGTATCAGGAAGTAATTTTAGAACACAACAAGAATCCGCGAAATTTTCGTGAGATAGAGGACGCAGATCAGACCGCCGACGGAAAAAACCCGTTATGCGGCGATGCTCTGCGTGTGTACGTGTCGATGGACGGCGATAAGATCGCAGACGTCTCCTTTAAGGGTTCGGGCTGCGCTATTTCAAAGGCATCCGCGTCGATGATGACCCAAGCCGTAAAGGGTAAAACGCGAGATGAGGCCGAAACCATCTTCAATGAGTTTCACGAAATGGTAACTGGCGGCCTCGACATCGAAACTGACGAGAACACGCTCGGCAAACTAAAGATATTTGCCGGCGTACTCGAGTTTCCCGCTCGTGTAAAATGCGCAAGCTTGAGTTGGCACACGCTTCACGCCGCACTTGCGGGCGATGATGCGGTCACCACCGAATAA
- a CDS encoding group III truncated hemoglobin produces MASDINSRRDIERLIDHFYSIAVNDAVIGHHFTLMDLDAHKPIMCDFWEKTILGRPVYSGNPLLVHQTFDARERMEPGHFVRWIEIFVESVDKFYSGENAEAAKLRARMVADSINQRLNQDHRLTELDNHGRAY; encoded by the coding sequence ATGGCCTCCGACATCAATTCGCGCCGGGATATCGAACGGTTGATCGATCATTTCTACTCGATCGCTGTCAATGACGCGGTCATTGGACATCATTTTACGCTGATGGATCTCGATGCCCACAAGCCCATAATGTGTGATTTTTGGGAAAAGACGATCCTTGGACGTCCCGTCTATTCCGGCAACCCTCTGCTCGTACACCAGACATTCGATGCTCGAGAGCGGATGGAACCCGGGCATTTTGTCCGTTGGATCGAAATTTTTGTCGAATCCGTGGATAAATTTTACTCCGGCGAAAATGCGGAAGCGGCAAAATTGCGAGCGCGAATGGTCGCGGACAGCATCAATCAGCGTCTGAATCAAGACCATCGCCTAACGGAATTAGATAATCACGGGCGAGCGTACTAA